A genomic region of Equus caballus isolate H_3958 breed thoroughbred chromosome 1, TB-T2T, whole genome shotgun sequence contains the following coding sequences:
- the LRIT2 gene encoding leucine-rich repeat, immunoglobulin-like domain and transmembrane domain-containing protein 2, with protein MASVSHYFLLVLAFLDSHTAQPVCLPGCTCSHESFGRTLQCMSISLGAIPLNLPDEFKRVRIENSPLFELPRGSFINMSTLEYLWLNFNNVTVIHLGALERLSELKELRLEGNKLRSVPWTAFRATPLLRVLDLKHNRIEVLPELALQFLINLTYLDLSSNRLTVVSKSVFSNWPTYQKRRQPGCGAKIPPSMVLALHSNPWLCDCRLRGLVQFVKSVSLPVILVNPYLMCRAPLSKAGQLFHETELGDCMKPRISTPSANVTIWAGQNVTLRCLAQASPSPTIAWTYPLSMWREFDVLTSSTAEDAALSELVIPAAHPVDRGNYTCVASNSIGRSTLDISLHVLPAQALPDPHSPFSPLEGDTYIDLRVVKQTVHGILLEWFAVANAPEEKWFTLYVASEEALRKEVVHIGPGINTYAIDDLLPGTKYEACLSLGGRPPRQGQCVVFVTGRDRSGLEERERLLHITVVLCAVLLALPVGAYVWAAQAPCSCREWGLHCCLHRRKAPRCPRAAPQHADGSYRDHTAICEDNLEHRDAEGDEERERVAEQPGLGEDGVGL; from the exons ATGGCTTCGGTTTCTCACTATTTCCTATTAGTTCTAGCCTTTCTGGATTCACATACTGCTCAGCCAGTCTGTCTGCCAGGATGTACCTGCTCCCATGAGAGTTTTGGCAG GACTCTGCAGTGCATGTCCATCTCTTTGGGAGCGATCCCACTGAACCTTCCTGACGAGTTCAAGCGAGTGAGAATTGAAAATTCACCCTTATTTGAACTGCCCCGAGGGTCTTTCATCAACATGAGCACCTTGGAATACCTTTGGCTCAATTTTAACAACGTCACTGTGATccacctgggagccctggagcgcCTGTCAGAACTCAAAGAGCTGAGACTGGAGGGGAACAAACTCCGTTCAGTACCGTGGACAGCGTTCCGCGCCACCCCGCTCCTGAGAGTCTTGGATCTCAAACACAACAGGATTGAAGTACTTCCTGAGCTGGCTCTTCAGTTCTTGATCAACCTGACCTACCTTGACCTATCCTCCAATAGGCTTACAGTTGTATCCAAGAGCGTCTTCTCGAACTGGCCGACCTACCAGAAACGCCGGCAGCCTGGCTGTGGGGCCAAAATTCCCCCCAGCATGGTACTGGCCCTGCACAGCAACCCCTGGCTATGTGACTGTCGCCTACGGGGACTTGTCCAGTTTGTAAAGTCTGTCAGCCTTCCAGTCATCCTTGTGAATCCCTATCTGATGTGCCGAGCCCCTCTCTCCAAGGCGGGGCAGCTTTTTCATGAAACTGAACTCGGTGATTGCATGAAGCCACGGATCTCAACCCCCAGTGCCAATGTCACCATCTGGGCAGGACAGAATGTGACCCTACGATGCCTGGCACAGGCCAGTCCCTCACCAACCATTGCATGGACTTATCCCCTGAGCATGTGGAGGGAATTTGATG TGCTGACCTCGTCTACTGCCGAAGATGCTGCGTTGTCGGAGCTGGTCATACCCGCGGCCCACCCGGTAGACAGAGGCAATTACACCTGTGTGGCCTCCAACTCTATCGGCAGGAGCACCCTTGACATCTCCCTCCACGTTCTGCCCGCCCAGGCCCTGCCCGACCCccattctcctttctcccccttgGAGGGCGACACCTACATTGACCTGCGTGTCGTCAAGCAGACAGTGCATGGGATCCTGCTGGAGTGGTTTGCGGTGGCCAACGCCCCTGAGGAGAAGTGGTTCACCCTCTATGTTGCGTCGGAGGAAGCCCTCAGGAAGGAGGTGGTCCACATTGGCCCCGGCATCAACACATATGCCATAGATGACCTCCTCCCTGGCACAAAATACGAGGCGTGCCTCAgccttgggggccggcccccacgCCAGGGCCAGTGTGTGGTCTTTGTGACAGGCAGGGACCGCAGTGGGCTGGAGGAACGGGAGCGCCTCCTGCACATCACTGTGGTCCTGTGTGCCGTGCTGCTGGCACTGCCTGTGGGTGCCTATGTCTGGGCAGCCCAGGCCCCCTGCAGCTGCAGGGAGTGGGGCCTGCACTGCTGTCTTCATCGCAGGAAAGCCCCCAGGTGTCCCCGTGCAGCCCCACAGCATGCGGACGGCTCCTATAGGGACCACACAGCTATCTGTGAGGACAACCTGGAGCACAGAGATGCTGAGGGAGacgaagagagggagagagtggctgaacagcctgggctgggggaggatgGTGTGGGCCTCTAG